The nucleotide window ATGGATCTTTCGCCCCTGCAATACCTGCGGCAGACCTCCGGCCCGGAATGGCAGAGCAGATTCCATAAATTCCGCTACATTGCCTCTGTGTATATTTTCCTCGGCTTTAATCTGGAGCATCCGTTTTTCAAGGATGTTCGGGTGCGGCGGGCCATTTCCATGGCAATCGACCGCGAGGGCATCATCAAGGGCGTTTTGCTGGGGCAGGGGGCTCCGGCTTTTGGGCCGTTCAAGCCCGGCTCGTGGCCGTACCATCCCGGCCTCAAGCCTATGCCCAGAAACATTGCCGCCGCCCGCGCCCTGCTGGCCGAGGCGGGCTTTGCCGATCATGACGGCGATGGCCGGCTTGACCGCGGCGGCCAGCCGCTGGCTTTTACCATTCTGACCAATCAGGGCAACGAGCAGCGCATTCTTGCGGCTACCGTCATGCAGTCGCAACTGCGCGAGGTGGGTATTGACGTGCGCATCCGCACCGTGGAGTGGGCGGCCTTTATCCGCGAATTTGTCAACAAGGGGCGGTTTGACGCCGTGCTGCTGGGCTGGACAATACCGCAGGATCCGGACCTGTTTTCTGTATGGCATTCATCCCAGACCTTTGAGGGCGGTCTGAATTTTACCCACTACCGCAATCCCGAGGTGGACAAGCTGCTTGAAGAAGCGCAATCCACGCCCGATCAGAAAAAGCGCGCAGAACTGTACTATCGCATTCAGGAAATATTTGATGCGGAGCAGCCCTACTGCTTTTTGTTTGTGCCCTATGCCCTGCCTGTGGTGCAGCGGCGGTTTCAGGGCATAGAACCCGCGCTGGCGGGCATAATGTATAATTTTGAAAAGTGGTGGATTCCCAAAGCGTTGCAGTATACGCAGATGCAGCCCTAAGCGCTCGCACCGGGCACAGGGCAGCTTTTTTGCCCTTGCCTGCTGGCCTGCAGGCGCATATTCAGACCACGCGGATTTGAACAGGCCCTGGCTGGTTGTCCAGCCGGGGCCGCTGTGTTTGCGCGCTTTGGCCTACAATTCGGCTGCCCTCGGCGTTGACAAGGCCGCTTTAGTCGGAACATAGTTCCAGAACTGGTTGAAGATATTTTTTTACGCTGTGGGTGGACGTTACGCATGATTCGTATTCAGGAAATTCTCGATAAGGTTTCGGCTGGCAACCCGAACGCGGATCTGGAGCTGATCCAGAAGGCGTATGTGTTTGCCGCCACTGCCCATGCGGGGCAAACCCGCCTTTCGGGCGAGCCGTACCTTTCCCACCCCCTGGCGGTTGCCAGCATTCTGGCGGGCATGGGTTTTGACGAACCCACCATTGCCGCTGGCCTGCTGCACGACACGGTAGAAGACACCAAGGCCACCATTGAAGAGCTGGACGAAAATTTTGGCGAAGAAGTGGCCGATATCGTCGACGGCGTTACCAAGATCAGCCAGATCACCTTTGAGAACAAGGAAGAAGCCCAGGCGGAGAATATCCGCAAGATGATCCTGGCCATGAGCCACGACATGCGGGTTCTTATGGTCAAACTGGCCGACCGCCTGCACAATA belongs to Desulfovibrio desulfuricans DSM 642 and includes:
- a CDS encoding peptide-binding protein, translated to MLESISAQRAPRFYGKKWIRWVTISCALLCICASSAFCADSAGDLPEETGLAPSGAAVSPAGPPASGGSIFFGTIGEASNLIPYLTSDSASHEVADLIYTAPLRYNKDLQPEPWAAESWSMEDGGKRMRFTLRKGILWEDGQELTAEDVAFTCKLAADPATGSPYAEDFLRIKELRVIDRYTFEVRYDQFFARAVSTWMNPILPKHILEGQNIRSTPFARKPMGAGPYRLKSWEPGSRIVLEASPTYFAGKPRIDEVVYRIIPDNATMFMETRAGRLDVMDLSPLQYLRQTSGPEWQSRFHKFRYIASVYIFLGFNLEHPFFKDVRVRRAISMAIDREGIIKGVLLGQGAPAFGPFKPGSWPYHPGLKPMPRNIAAARALLAEAGFADHDGDGRLDRGGQPLAFTILTNQGNEQRILAATVMQSQLREVGIDVRIRTVEWAAFIREFVNKGRFDAVLLGWTIPQDPDLFSVWHSSQTFEGGLNFTHYRNPEVDKLLEEAQSTPDQKKRAELYYRIQEIFDAEQPYCFLFVPYALPVVQRRFQGIEPALAGIMYNFEKWWIPKALQYTQMQP